In the Populus trichocarpa isolate Nisqually-1 chromosome 8, P.trichocarpa_v4.1, whole genome shotgun sequence genome, ATGCAAAACAGAATCATCAAAGCTTTTAGCAACGTCGCCCCAAAGAGTTATCCTAAGTTCATCGCCCCTGcacaaaagataaaaagtaaaaaataaggcTATTAAAGTTGTTATAGCAGATAGAATAAGCCAAACCTGATATTTTCAATGATAAACTCTTTCTTGTCTGTTATGTCTTGACCCCGAACCAACACTTGCTCAAGTGGCTGAATAGCTTTTAATCGACCGAGTACATcttatgattaaaaattttaaacgtGTTAGcaatttaaaaaccaaatctaataaggtaattaaaatgcatcatgaatttttttttttgttgttcatacCAGTGAGTGTTCTTGATCCCTTTCCTTTAGTCAACAAATGTGCAAAGTCGATGAAGTTAAAGTAATGGCGTGGTACTTGGGGTGTCAGTGGATTAAGCCTTGCAACTTTTGTGTCAGACTTAAGATCAATAACGGCTTCGTGGGCAACAACAGAGTTGGTGTATCTATTTTCAAATGTATAGAATCCGCTGATTTGGTAGTAATCACCTTCAATGATAGAAGTAGTAAACAACTGTATATCCTTGCCTTTAGCTGAGCCCTGTATTGCGTTACCCTATGGAATCATGATGAAAACTATTATAAATGAGATAGCATTAAAATTGAGCACAAAAAACAAAGTATAAAGCTAACAATGATTCATtagtcatataaaataaaaattatttgacaatTTTGAgtcatataatttattatattataaaatatgaaatatattataatgataattaaattataattagaaattGAAGTCAATTCTTGCTATAGTTGTATTACACATTGCTgtcatctttttaattaataaaataaaatgaatacatTTTACAAATAATTCATTAAACCATGGTTTGTGcgtcatgttattttttaaacctaCACCACTGTTATGTTTGTTACAaagggtaaaaataaaatataggcGTACCAGAAGctttgttttgtaaaaatactaaaaggttatttagttgaaaaaataaaagaaacatttgATGATACCAAATGGATAacacttaagttttttttttgttttggattcaatTGTAAAAACAGTGTTCAATTTGAGATTaaagtttgtaaaaattaaagggtaaaGATAAGGAAgtctattgttttttatttagtacaTGGAATCCTGTGGACAAccttttgtaataaaaaactaCTCTAATGTGTTTTGCAATAGTAGCtggtataatataatattattttagatttaaaaaagtaCACAGATCGgaaatatattataatcattttattatgcaatggaatttttttaaaagaaattagattCTCATGAATAGATTTGCATAGTGCACATCATTGTAAGCTAAATGTAATCCAATTACCAAAAATAGAGCTCAAACGACAAAACTGTTTAGACTCTAGATGATGATTATCCAACAACTTATTAgactaattaattaggttttcaGGTTGTGTTTAGTGTTAAGACAGGGGTGACCAACGTTGTTCAATAATGGTAAAGACAggtttaaaaagaattaaatcctATATTAAGaatgtaaaatttaaaagggATTCAATGTAGaatcatatattaatataatgtaaaaatgcaaatttaaaaaaaaaaatagaataaaaaatagcaattctATTTTTTGTGCATCTATAAATGATACTCGGTCGAAACGTTTTCAAAACagtaaagaaaattgaaaaatagctaTGAAAACCAAAGTGCAAAAGATGAGCTTACCATGTTATCAGCAAATAGGCAATTAAAACTACTTGTTTGACCATTGAGCTTAGGAATCCAAACACGGCAAACTCTAGCACGAAGGGATGTGTAAAAGgtgtattttttaatgttttggatAGACAGCGCCATGATCCTGAGagggaaaaacaataaataaaataagaactaatgattttaaatttgaaaggaATTTAATTTACAATATACCAATAACTATAAAATGCTACAAATGCAATGTAAAAATGTGAAGTAACGTCTTACAAATGTATTAATGAGGCTAATTAACAGGCGAGCAAACAAAGGGGGGAAAAGAAACACTTCTGAAGGCAAAGTTGAAATCTAATCATCTGTAAAAGAGCGATGAACAAACAATAAGTGATTAATTGATGTGTTTCAGAGCGTTAGAAAAAAAGGCTTCAAAAACAACCTCTAGGAAGAGCGTTTATAATGTCTTTATAGACAATATTTTTTGCATAATGAGAAGGTTCCCCTTGATTATTgcatgagataatttttaaacccTTTCTTGAAGTGACTCTTGAGAGAGCGACATAAAGCTGGCCATGAGTAAAGACTTGTTCTTTAAGAAAGACTCCAACAGTTTTTAATGATTGGCCTtgacttttatttattgtcattgCGTAACACAGTCTTAAAGGAAACTGACGTCTTTTTATCGTAAACGGACACCTTCCTTCATTTATTGGAAAGATAATTCTTGGTATAAAAACTCTATTACCAATATTAGACCCAGTTATTATCTGTGCTTCAATGACTCTTGCTGAAAGCTGTGTCACTATAAGTCTTGTCCCATTACATAAACCAATAGATGGGTTGATATTTCTAAGCAACATGACTGGTGTTCCGATTTTCAAAGCAAGTGTATGAGATGGCACACCATTGAATTCAAGTTGGTTGATATATTCTGTTGGATATAATGAATTGGCAATGTCAGTCTCTCTTGATGATGTTGAAATAGAATCTGTGCTAAGATAGATATGTTTGTCGCCCGACGTCATAGCAAGTacaaaatcattaatttcagcAACTGTTGTGTTTTTCGGTGTTACAATGGCTCTTTCTCTAAAATAGCAGGGGTCCATTTGAGGCTCAGAAATAGATGGATAAATTGCTGAGACAATGGCTGGAATTGGATCACATGAAGCATGAAGGAGTAGATCTGAGGGAATACTAATAAAAGAATCATCTAACTCACCAGAGAAAGGTAAATCAGAGATATCACCATTACCAATGCTTAAAATCCACCTAGCAAATTCGCTGATTTCAATTCTTTCTTCAGCGGCTAGACCATGAGTAGAGAGGCGCATGTTTTCTGTAAGAGTTAATACAGTAAATTTAGGCCATAAAGCTAAGCTGCTTAGAGAAGCATTAATTATCTCTTCTTTTGTTCCACCAGGAATAACTGGCAATATTTGGCGAAAATCACCACCAAGCAAAACTGTTTTACCGCCAAATGGAAGATCTCGACTACAATTGTCACACCCTGAGAGGACATCACGCATTGAACGGTCAAGGGCTTCAAAACAACACCTGTTATTCATTGGCGCTTCATCCCAAACTATAAGAGAAGTTATTTCAAGAAGGCTAGAGAGATGTGTGTTTTTCTTGATGGCACATGTTGATAATTCATCAACAGTAAGTGGGATTTTGAATCTTGAATGGGTTGTACGACCGCCTGGCAATAAAAGAGATGCAATACCGGATGAGGCCACAGCAAGGACAACTAACCCCTCAGATCTGATGCGATTGATGATTGTATGCCATAAAAAAGTTTTACCAGTTCCTCCATGACCATGAACAAAGAttaaactttgtttcttttgaagGACAGCTGCAACAACtgaatcatatattattttctgtCCATTGTTGAGAAGGGGGAGATTTACTGAATGTTGACTCTTAAGGTCAGCAAGATCATAATTAAGTTCTTCTCTTAGAAGCTTGTTCCTAATTTCAATTAACAATTGGCCATTGGGCATTGGCAATTTATGATCTTGAAGTGTTGTTGCAGCATCATTGAAAAGTTGTTCAAGCTCATATAACACATAATTTTTAAGCTGATCAtcagataaaatcaaatttggcATTTTAAAAGATATTCTCAATCTATAAAGGATGTCATCGTGCATTGAATGCCAAAACTGATTGAATAAAACCAAAGGATCAAcaatttcacaaaataaaacaatgctgACAAAAAGTTGTCTAAGTTGTGGAGATGTTGCAGTTGCGATGGCTTCACAAAAAGCCTCAGACCATTCTTTATCATCGCCTAAAAGCCCATATGCTTTGCAAGCAAGTTGAAATGTTGGATAAACAATCCCATCAACTTTTCTTAAATCAACAAATCCTATTGGCCCTTTAATATGGTTTAAAAGCAAtcgtaaaaaataaagttcccCGGCAGCAGGATGTATATATGTTAAACGCCCAAGGCTAAACCCCTTTGATCTTGTAATCCATTCTTTTTGTCCAGCATCCCATACATACTTGCTTGGAAATTCTGAATAGCAAAGTTCTCGTGCATTAGAATCTTTCTTGTTGCATTCGAACCATTCAGTAagcattgttttattaatacTCGGCCTTTTAAGAACAGAATGGAGAGACTCGCTACCTGAGAAGACAACATTTTGTTGAAAAGGCAAATGAACCTGAAGTCGTTCAACTGGAGGGTTTCTTGAATGGATTGGAAATTGGAAAAGACGCCAAACAGCTTCATAAGGGCAGATAAAACGACAATTAAAATATGCTTGTATCTCatcatttgtttcattttggaGCACCATACGACATCTATCAGACCCTTTGTTGACATATTTAAATAGATATTTGATGAGCATTGATTGACAGCATATCTCAACATTTATATGTGCATTATACCGCATTAAAAGTTCTTTATTGTATGGAACAATATAGTCATTGCAAAGCATTATTCCATCCTTGAGAACAAAATTATTGTGGCATTCACGTCGCTTATAATAAACAAACCcattctcaccaaaaacagttgagtctttgaatttttttggaaatgacTTTGCACATCTACATTCCAACATGCATTGTGCATTCGGCTTTGCAACGCCGCATGGACCATGTATCATGAACTTAGAGACAATTTCATGACATAAAGGATCAATATTCTTATCTGGTATTTCAGCAGAAACAATCGAGTCAACATCATCAGCAGTTCGACATTTAAATTCAGAGGCAAGCCAAACCAAAATATGTGCATGTGGAAGCCCTCTCTTTTGAAACTCAATTGAGCATACATCTAT is a window encoding:
- the LOC18110048 gene encoding uncharacterized protein LOC18110048, whose product is MTTRRQCLQSSYAINNEQDSPYISSQQENETYICSVGSINEYIDFGDKTFKCSHCKAFFWLDEKLARSTKTNPQFSLCCLGGKIRLPRPLSTPHVLDKLLDPAFGEASKKFRTNIRAYNSMFAFTSMGANIDHSVNCRPGPYVFKINGHCHHLMGSLLPSDGETPKFAQLYIYDTTNEVANRLAPFPHGSSASTLDESVVKDLIDMLNSTNCLVGLFRHASQRLSMSDNPGYKLRLLGQRTHDSRQYNDPSSDDIGGLIVGDIGDYRSKRDIVIESSSGTLQRISKLHPKFMSLQYPLLFPFGEDGYRTNISFANHDNQVPRRRQNIPMRAFYAYLIHEREYGEDTITKGGRLYQQFLVDAFTNVEEDRLDYIRMNQNDLRTELYQCINEAVLRGDIQGSKTGKIILPSSLTGSPRYMINNYQDAMAICRAYGNPDLFITFTCNTSWPEIRRELKKGRLYKHEDKPDIITRIFRAKVLDMLKFIKSGVPFGKTIADVCSIEFQKRGLPHAHILVWLASEFKCRTADDVDSIVSAEIPDKNIDPLCHEIVSKFMIHGPCGVAKPNAQCMLECRCAKSFPKKFKDSTVFGENGFVYYKRRECHNNFVLKDGIMLCNDYIVPYNKELLMRYNAHINVEICCQSMLIKYLFKYVNKGSDRCRMVLQNETNDEIQAYFNCRFICPYEAVWRLFQFPIHSRNPPVERLQVHLPFQQNVVFSGSESLHSVLKRPSINKTMLTEWFECNKKDSNARELCYSEFPSKYVWDAGQKEWITRSKGFSLGRLTYIHPAAGELYFLRLLLNHIKGPIGFVDLRKVDGIVYPTFQLACKAYGLLGDDKEWSEAFCEAIATATSPQLRQLFVSIVLFCEIVDPLVLFNQFWHSMHDDILYRLRISFKMPNLILSDDQLKNYVLYELEQLFNDAATTLQDHKLPMPNGQLLIEIRNKLLREELNYDLADLKSQHSVNLPLLNNGQKIIYDSVVAAVLQKKQSLIFVHGHGGTGKTFLWHTIINRIRSEGLVVLAVASSGIASLLLPGGRTTHSRFKIPLTVDELSTCAIKKNTHLSSLLEITSLIVWDEAPMNNRCCFEALDRSMRDVLSGCDNCSRDLPFGGKTVLLGGDFRQILPVIPGGTKEEIINASLSSLALWPKFTVLTLTENMRLSTHGLAAEERIEISEFARWILSIGNGDISDLPFSGELDDSFISIPSDLLLHASCDPIPAIVSAIYPSISEPQMDPCYFRERAIVTPKNTTVAEINDFVLAMTSGDKHIYLSTDSISTSSRETDIANSLYPTEYINQLEFNGVPSHTLALKIGTPVMLLRNINPSIGLCNGTRLIVTQLSARVIEAQIITGSNIGNRGNAIQGSAKGKDIQLFTTSIIEGDYYQISGFYTFENRYTNSVVAHEAVIDLKSDTKVARLNPLTPQVPRHYFNFIDFAHLLTKGKGSRTLTDVLGRLKAIQPLEQVLVRGQDITDKKEFIIENIRGDELRITLWGDVAKSFDDSVLHEHTNPIIVVFAGFRVTEFKGKPNLASTVASLWYLNPEIPEVLPYKHQ